In Gemmatimonas sp., the genomic stretch TGGTGGTCATGAATGGGGTCGTCGTTGGCGACAACGCGAAAATCCAGAACAACGTGTCGTTATACGAAGGCGTGGAACTCGAGGCCGATGTCTTCTGCGGCCCCTCGATGGTCTTCACCAACGTCTACAACCCGCGTAGCGCGGTATCGCGCAAGAACGAGTATCGGCGCACACTGGTGCGCCGCGGGGCGACGATCGGGGCGAACGCCACGATCGTCTGCGGCGTCACGATTGGACGTTTCGCGTTCATCGGCGCCGGCGCCGTGGTCAATCGCGACGTGCCCGATTACGCGCTCATCGCCGGCGTGCCGGGCCGTGGCATCGGCTGGATGTCGGAAGACGGACACAAGCTCGAGTCACTGAGCCTGGCCGGTGCGGAAGGTGAGCGCGAACTGCTCCGCTGCCCGGGCACCGACGTGCGATACGAACGCCATGGCGACGTCGTCGTTCGCCTCGGGGGAACGGTATGACGGAGACCATCATTCCGGTCGGGCAGCGCATTCGGGTGGCGTTGCTGGGATGCGGGCGGATTTCCAGGAATCACTTCGAGGCGCTCACCAAGCTTCCGGGGCTGCAACTCGTTGCGGTGTGCGACATCATTGCCGAGCGCGCGCAGCTGGTCGGCACGCAGTACGATGTGCCGTGGTTCACCAGCTACGAGCAGATGCTGAGCGATGTCCCGAGTGACGCGGTCATCATCGCGACGCCGTCCGGATTGCATCCGCAGCACGGCATTATGGCCGCAAAGGCCGGCCGGCATGTGATCTCCGAGAAGCCGATGGCGATTTCGCTCGCCGCTGCCGACGCGCTCGTGCAGGCCTGCGACGACCACCACGTACACCTGTTCGTCGTGAAGCAGAATCGACTCAATCCGCCGATCGTACTGCTCAAGCGCGCGATCGATCGGGGGCGCTTCGGTCGGATCTACATGGCAAATTGTACGGTGCGCTGGACGCGTCCGCAGGACTATTACGACCAGGCGCCGTGGCGTGGGACGTGGGAGTTCGACGGCGGCGCGTTCATGAACCAGGCCTCGCACTACGTCGATCTGGTGCAGTGGCTCGTCGGCCCGGTCGAGAGCGTTATGGCCAAAACGGCGACGATGGCGCGACGCATCGAGGCCGAAGACAGCGGGGCGGCGGTCCTCAAGTTCCGCTCCGGCGCCATCGGCGTCATCGAGGTCACGATGCTCACCTTTCCACGGAATCTGGAAGGATCGATCACGATCCTCGGCGAGAAGGGCAGCGTGAAAATCGGCGGGACGGCTGTCAACAAGGTCGAACATTGGACCTTTGCCGATTACGATGACGACGACAAGCTCGTCGAACAGGCGAACACCAACCCGCCAAGCGTGTACGGTTTCGGGCACGAAGGGTACTACCGCAATGTCGAGTCGGTGCTGCGCGGCGACGCGCGCCCCGACACCGACGGTCGTGCCGGTCGCAAGTCGCTCGAACTTATTCTGGGGATCTACGAATCGGCGAAGACTGGCCGCGACGTGCCCCTGCCGCTTCGCGTCAACATCTGAACCAAACCGTCATGGCCGTTCCTCTTCTGGACCTCAAGGCGCAGCACGCCACCATCCGTGATGAAGTCGTCGCCGCCGTCATGGACGTCGTGGATCAGCAGGCGTTTATCCTCGGAGATCCGGTCGCGCAGCTCGAGTGCAGCGTCGCCGGCCTCTCGCACGTCAAGTACGCCGTCGGCTGCGCCAACGGCACCGACGCCTTGCTGATGGCGCTGCGCGCCCTCGATGTCGCAGTTGGCGATGAAGTGGTCACCACGCCGTTCACGTTCTTCGCGACCGCTGGCGCCGTGCACAACGTCGGCGCGCGCCCGGTGTTCGTCGATATTGATCCGCGCACATTCAACATTGCGCCCGACGCCATCCGTGACGCTGTTGGTGCAAAGACCAAGGCTGTCATCGCGGTTGACCTGTTCGGTCAGATGGCGGCGATTGAGCAGGTCAACGACGCCGCCCAAGGACGGCCGGTGATCGAAGACGCCGCCCAGTCGATCGGGGCGAGCCGGCTGATCAACGGTGCCACGGTGATGGCCGGTGAGGCCGCGACCATCGGCACGTACAGCTTCTTTCCTTCGAAGAATCTCGGCGGGTACGGCGACGGTGGCATGATGGTCACGCAGGACGACGCGCTCTTCGAGGCGCTCATGAAGCTGCGTACCCACGGCAGCCGCCGGACCTACTTTCACGAGATCGTCGGCTACAACAGCCGCCTGGATGCACTGCAGGCGGCCGTGTTACGCGCCAAGCTGCCGCATCTGGAGTCGTGGAGCGCGGCACGTCGCCGGAACGCCGCCTATTACGATGCGGCGTTTGCCGATCTTGCCGATGTCGTCACACCGTTCATCGATTCCGCCAACACGTCGATCTATAACCAGTACACGATCCGGGTGCCCAAGCGCGATGCGCTCCAGGCGCACCTCAAGGATCGCGGGATCGGCTGCTCGGTGTACTATCCGCTCCCGCTGCACTTGCAGCCGTGCTTCGCGTATCTCGGGTACCAGCAGGGGCAATGCCCCGAATCGGAACGCGCGGCGCTCGAGGTGCTGTCGCTGCCTGTTTTCCCCGAGCTCACCACTCTGCAACTCGATGAAGTGATCGGGGCAGTGCGAGCCTTCTTTGGACGCTGAGGCGTACGACATGGCCGATTCCCCGTCGATGAAAGACCACCTGCTCTCGAAAATTCAGGACCGCACCGCCGTCATCGGCGTGATCGGTCTGGGCTACGTCGGGTTGCCGCTCGCGATGGAGTTTGTGCACGCGGGCTTTCGCGTCATCGGGTATGACGTGAGTCAGCGGGTGATTGATCTGCTCATGGCCGGTCAGTCACACATTCAGGACATCCCGAGCCAGGTCGTGCAGGAAGCGGTGGCGGCCGGAAGTTTCGTGGCGACGGCCGTCGAGTCTCGCATCGGCGAGTGCGACGCCATCTCGGTGGCCGTGCCCACTCCGCTGTCCAAGACGCGTGATCCCGACATGGCCTTCGTGCTCGCCGCCGCCGACGCCATCGCGCGGCAGGCGCATCCGGGCATGTGCGTGGTGCTGGAAAGCACCACCTATCCGGGCACCACGCGCGAATTGCTGCAGCCGCGGCTGGAGGCGATGGGGCTCACGGTCGGCACGGATGTGTTCGTGGCGTTCAGTCCCGAGCGCGTCGACCCGGGTAATCCGATCTACCAGACCAAGAACACCCCCAAGGTGGTCGGCGGCGTCACGCCAGCCTGTGTCGAGGTCGCCAGTGCGCTCTACGCGAGCTGTATCGACGTGGTCGTCCCGGTCTCTTCGCCGGAAGCCGCTGAGCTCGTCAAGCTGCTCGAGAACACGTTCCGGGCCGTGAACATCGGCCTGGTGAACGAAATCGCGATCGTGTGTGACAAACTGGGCGTGGATGTCTGGGAAGTCATCAACGCCGCCGCCACCAAGCCGTTCGGGTTCATGAAGTTTACGCCGGGCCCCGGCATCGGGGGCCACTGCATTCCGCTCGACCCGCACTATCTCGCCTGGAAGATGCGCACCCTCAACTACAAGACGCGCTTCATCGACCTCGCCAGCGAGATCAATTCCAATATGCCGCAGTGGGTCGTCCAGAAGGTGGCCGATGCGCTCAACGAGGTCCGCAAGGCAGTGCGCGGCAGTCGCGTGCTCGTGCTCGGCGTGGCCTACAAGCGCGACATCGATGACGTGCG encodes the following:
- a CDS encoding DapH/DapD/GlmU-related protein encodes the protein MIASAGQGHVALGVALGDGALVHESAYVEAGAVIGAGTRVWHFCHVLGGAAIGARCSLGQNVVVMNGVVVGDNAKIQNNVSLYEGVELEADVFCGPSMVFTNVYNPRSAVSRKNEYRRTLVRRGATIGANATIVCGVTIGRFAFIGAGAVVNRDVPDYALIAGVPGRGIGWMSEDGHKLESLSLAGAEGERELLRCPGTDVRYERHGDVVVRLGGTV
- a CDS encoding Gfo/Idh/MocA family oxidoreductase, with product MTETIIPVGQRIRVALLGCGRISRNHFEALTKLPGLQLVAVCDIIAERAQLVGTQYDVPWFTSYEQMLSDVPSDAVIIATPSGLHPQHGIMAAKAGRHVISEKPMAISLAAADALVQACDDHHVHLFVVKQNRLNPPIVLLKRAIDRGRFGRIYMANCTVRWTRPQDYYDQAPWRGTWEFDGGAFMNQASHYVDLVQWLVGPVESVMAKTATMARRIEAEDSGAAVLKFRSGAIGVIEVTMLTFPRNLEGSITILGEKGSVKIGGTAVNKVEHWTFADYDDDDKLVEQANTNPPSVYGFGHEGYYRNVESVLRGDARPDTDGRAGRKSLELILGIYESAKTGRDVPLPLRVNI
- a CDS encoding DegT/DnrJ/EryC1/StrS family aminotransferase translates to MAVPLLDLKAQHATIRDEVVAAVMDVVDQQAFILGDPVAQLECSVAGLSHVKYAVGCANGTDALLMALRALDVAVGDEVVTTPFTFFATAGAVHNVGARPVFVDIDPRTFNIAPDAIRDAVGAKTKAVIAVDLFGQMAAIEQVNDAAQGRPVIEDAAQSIGASRLINGATVMAGEAATIGTYSFFPSKNLGGYGDGGMMVTQDDALFEALMKLRTHGSRRTYFHEIVGYNSRLDALQAAVLRAKLPHLESWSAARRRNAAYYDAAFADLADVVTPFIDSANTSIYNQYTIRVPKRDALQAHLKDRGIGCSVYYPLPLHLQPCFAYLGYQQGQCPESERAALEVLSLPVFPELTTLQLDEVIGAVRAFFGR
- a CDS encoding nucleotide sugar dehydrogenase, with product MADSPSMKDHLLSKIQDRTAVIGVIGLGYVGLPLAMEFVHAGFRVIGYDVSQRVIDLLMAGQSHIQDIPSQVVQEAVAAGSFVATAVESRIGECDAISVAVPTPLSKTRDPDMAFVLAAADAIARQAHPGMCVVLESTTYPGTTRELLQPRLEAMGLTVGTDVFVAFSPERVDPGNPIYQTKNTPKVVGGVTPACVEVASALYASCIDVVVPVSSPEAAELVKLLENTFRAVNIGLVNEIAIVCDKLGVDVWEVINAAATKPFGFMKFTPGPGIGGHCIPLDPHYLAWKMRTLNYKTRFIDLASEINSNMPQWVVQKVADALNEVRKAVRGSRVLVLGVAYKRDIDDVRESPALDVIRLLEERGAHVEFHDPFVHEFREDGHSRKGVELSDEMLRWADAVVVVTDHKHVDYQRVVDHAALLVDTRNVTAGLKPGRARIIPLASGTRTVGAAS